DNA from Propionispora vibrioides:
GGAACAGGCAGGCTCTAGTGATTCGGCCAGAAGTATTATTTTAAATAATAAAGACAAACTGGTTGAGATTGCCCAACAGGTCATTAAGGAAAACGGCGCTGACTATTCGGCCCAGTTGGAAATGGGGATGTTTGATTTTCCCATAAAATCATACGGAGACTTGATATTGCCGGCCGGAAAATACGAAGCAGTACGGATCTTAATTGGGGCTGCCCAAGGAAAGAACTGGTGGTGCGTCTTATTTCCTCCGTTATGTTTTATTGATATCACCAATGCGGCAGCGGCAACTCCCCAAGCAGGAACTGACACTCAGGAGCAACCGGGCAAAGATCGTATTGAGATCCATTGGAAGTTGTGGGAAGCCCTCCAGCAAAAATCATAAATCAGAAAAAATATATGAAAACTCTTCCATTATTAGGCACATTTACAATCAGGTAAACATATAGTGTATAGAGCTAGGCAATGGAGGAGTGAGCGGGATTATGGTAAAGACATCGGACTTGAAATTAAAAGAAGTCGTAAATGTAATCGACGGAAAAAGATTAGGGACGATAACTGATATTGAGATTGATATAGAAACCGGTAAGCTTACAGCAATTATTGTACCCGGACATGGTAGGTTTTTAGGCTTCTTTGGCCGCAACGACGATGTAGTCATTACCTGGGATAAAATAACCAAAATCGGCTTTGATGTGATTTTAGTAGAAGCACCCCATTTTAATGGAACTAAGCAGATTGAATAAACCTGTAGCAGCCAGTATACCGACAAAAATAAACCTCCTGCAGAAAAAAGCGCAGGAGGTTTATTTTTTGCCTAAGCAATAAAAAAGTTCAATTTAAAGCAGGAATAATACAATATATGGAGTAATTTAATATATAAGAACACAACATGTAGTGTGCCATAGGTAAACCTTTTATATTATACCAATATTTTGTTTCTTATGCAAATAAAATAACAAGGGGGGAGAACTTTGTTATGCGTTGTCCATTTTGTGGCTTTGCCGAAAGCAAAGTAATTGATTCACGCGCAGCGGAAGAAGGAAATTCCATACGCCGTCGTCGTGAATGTTTGTCATGTGTAAAACGATTCACTACTTATGAAGTAGTGGAGGAATTGCCTTTGATGGTGATAAAAAAAGACGGACGTCGCGCTATTTTTGACCGTGGGAAATTATTGAATGGGCTATTGCGGGCTTGTGAAAAACGCCCGATTCCTTTGGCTGTTATTGAGAAAATTGCGGAACAGGTTGAAAAAGAAAGCAGAAACAATATGGAGCGGGAAATAACGACCAGGCAAATTGGCGAAATGGTTATGGAGCAGCTAAAAGAGATTGATCAGGTAGCCTATGTACGTTTTGCATCGGTGTACCGGCAATTTGCGGATATTAACAATTTTATGTCCGAACTGGAATTGCTAATGAAACAAGGATCTAAAGAAAAGCTATAAAGTGAGGAATCGAACGTGTTTACAAAGATAAAAAAACGGGATGGCCGCGAAGTTAATTTTGATGAAGCAAAAATAACAGAGGCAATTTTCAAGGCTGCCAAGGCGGTTGGCGGAGCGGACAAGCAGCTGGCGATTGAATTAACCTTGGATGTCTTAAAGTATCTTAAGCGGGAATACACTGGGCGCACTTTTACGGTTGAAGATGTGCAGGATGCGGTTGAAAAAATTCTGATTGAGAAGGGTCATGCCAAGACAGCAAAGGCTTATATCATATATAGAAATAAACGGACAAGCATACGGGAAGCGCAGTCTTATCTGATGGATGCCGTGGCGGAAATACTAGTGGAAACCAGCCGGGAAAATGCCAATGTATCCAATTCTCCTTCGGCTAAGATGCTGCAAATTGCCAGCGCTGCCAGCAAAGCCTATTATCTTAATCGATTGATTCCGGAAAATATAGCGCAGGCCCACACACGGGGAGACATCCATATCCACGATCTTGATTTTTACGGCAAAACGCTGACTTGCGTACAAATTCCACTAGGCAGATTATTAACCAATGGCTTTAATAATGGTCACGGCTATATACGTCCGCCTAAACGTCCTTCTTCTGCAACCGCTTTGGCAGCCATTGTTTTGCAAAGCTCGCAAAATGACATGCACGGCGGACAATCTTTTGCGTTTTTTGACCGCGATATGGCTCCCTTTATGGAAAACGCGACGGAAGAGGAAGT
Protein-coding regions in this window:
- the spoIIR gene encoding stage II sporulation protein R, with product MKKKVLAAAIVLFIILGWSFFLKENNSRSTLLETSQGLIRLHVLANSDSPEDQQLKLKVRDAILAYLSPQLEQAGSSDSARSIILNNKDKLVEIAQQVIKENGADYSAQLEMGMFDFPIKSYGDLILPAGKYEAVRILIGAAQGKNWWCVLFPPLCFIDITNAAAATPQAGTDTQEQPGKDRIEIHWKLWEALQQKS
- a CDS encoding YlmC/YmxH family sporulation protein yields the protein MVKTSDLKLKEVVNVIDGKRLGTITDIEIDIETGKLTAIIVPGHGRFLGFFGRNDDVVITWDKITKIGFDVILVEAPHFNGTKQIE
- the nrdR gene encoding transcriptional regulator NrdR, with translation MRCPFCGFAESKVIDSRAAEEGNSIRRRRECLSCVKRFTTYEVVEELPLMVIKKDGRRAIFDRGKLLNGLLRACEKRPIPLAVIEKIAEQVEKESRNNMEREITTRQIGEMVMEQLKEIDQVAYVRFASVYRQFADINNFMSELELLMKQGSKEKL